The following proteins are co-located in the Betta splendens chromosome 9, fBetSpl5.4, whole genome shotgun sequence genome:
- the LOC114862284 gene encoding gamma-crystallin M2-like codes for MTSTGMNMMSRIVFYEDRNFQGRSYECMSDCPDMSSYMSRCHSCRVERGCFMVYDRTNYMGNQYFMRRGEYADYMSMFGMSDCIRSCRMIPMHRGSYRMRIYERENFGGQMYELMDDCDNIMDRYRMSNCMSCNVMDGHWLMYEQPHYRGRMMYMRPGEYRSFMNMGMSGMRFMSMRRIMDSCY; via the exons ATGACCTCCACTGGAATGAACATGATGAGCAGG aTCGTCTTCTACGAGGACAGGAACTTCCAGGGCCGCTCCTACGAGTGCATGAGCGACTGCCCCGACATGTCCTCCTACATGAGCCGGTGCCACTCCTGCCGCGTGGAGAGGGGCTGCTTCATGGTCTACGACCGCACCAACTACATGGGCAACCAGTACTTCATGAGGAGGGGCGAGTACGCCGACTACATGAGCATGTTCGGCATGAGCGACTGCATCCGCTCCTGCAGGATGATCCCCATG CACCGCGGCTCCTACAGGATGAGGATCTACGAGAGGGAGAACTTCGGAGGCCAGATGTACGAGCTGATGGACGACTGCGACAACATCATGGACCGCTACCGCATGTCCAACTGCATGTCCTGCAACGTGATGGACGGCCACTGGCTGATGTACGAGCAGCCCCACTACAGAGGCAGGATGATGTACATGAGGCCCGGCGAGTACAGGAGCTTCATGAACATGGGCATGAGCGGCATGAGGTTCATGAGCATGAGGCGCATCATGGACTCCTGCTATTAG
- the inpp5e gene encoding phosphatidylinositol polyphosphate 5-phosphatase type IV isoform X1, whose translation MTMNGDSLHQSLEAPDKRDSVINESRSGNSFLVDAKSRNEYNDSFKLAAGHGQKTRDNNPFQPQPPSLPRSNKSGSVEKTVRNRRLRCSQESLSDAVETCSSTDSLKEDQTLPGQGGRVLSSSTTLGNQGTNVRPQSAVAIGSPVFRDRGNSFSEDERRPHSQQSDPADHWQMSPKVQLSPVQPMGPLPALDRSFVSATLRSANRINKDCLDYGLPKRESLGKRLHRNLSDSRLLESMGSDSASVTSLRSNYSVLSPIRHQDVRNRSFLEGSLLGSGALLGADELDRYFPERRVGVYIATWNMQGEKELPANLEDLLLPTDSEFTQDFYVIGVQEGCPDRREWEIRLQETLGPYYVMLYAASHGVLYLSVFARRDLIWFCSEVEHATVTTRIISQIKTKGAVGITFTFFGTSFLFITSHFTSGDSKVYERVLDYNKIVEALALPKGLPDTNPYRSTSSDVTTRFDQVFWFGDFNFRLSKDRAEVENAMTRTVGRDMSPLVEHDQLSKEMKDGSIFKGFHEAPIHFFPTYKFDIGCDIYDTTSKQRTPSYTDRILFRSRQADDIKAIMYTSCSGIKTSDHRPVIGVFQVKLRPGRDNIPLGAGQFDRSLYLEGIRRRITRELKRKEAMKNQSNSTICSIS comes from the exons ATGACGATGAATGGAGACAGCCTGCATCAGTCCCTTGAGGCTCCCGACAAAAGAGATTCAGTCATCAATGAGAGCAGGTCTGGCAATTCCTTCCTAGTAGACGCCAAATCTCGCAACGAGTATAATGATTCCTTTAAACTCGCTGCCGGACACGGCCAGAAAACAAGAGATAACAATCCGTTCCAGCCTCAGCCGCCGTCACTGCCCAGGTCTAACAAGTCTGGCTCAGTTGAGAAGACTGTGAGAAACAGGAGGCTGAGATGTAGTCAAGAAAGCCTAAGTGACGCAGTTGAGACTTGCTCTTCCACAGACTCACTTAAAGAGGACCAAACGCTTCCAGGTCAAGGTGGCCGTGttctcagcagctccaccacacTCGGGAACCAGGGCACCAATGTAAGACCCCAGTCTGCCGTTGCTATTGGATCCCCGGTGTTCCGAGACAGGGGGAACAGCTTTTCTGAGGATGAACGAAGACCCCACAGTCAGCAGAGTGACCCGGCAGACCACTGGCAGATGTCCCCAAAGGTGCAGCTGTCTCCTGTTCAACCCATGGGGCCTCTGCCCGCACTGGACAGGAGTTTTGTGTCAGCTACTTTGAGGTCAGCTAATAGGATTAACAAGGATTGTTTGGATTATGGTTTGCCGAAGAGAGAGAGTCTTGGAAAGAGACTCCACAGGAACCTGAGCGACAGCCGGCTTCTGGAAAGCATGGGGTCGGACAGTGCCTCTGTGACTTCCCTGAGGTCCAACTACAGCGTGCTTAGCCCCATCAGGCACCAGGATGTGAGGAACAG GAGCTTTCTAGAGGGCAGCTTGCTGGGAAGTGGTGCCCTGCTTGGGGCGGATGAGCTGGACCGTTACTTCCCTGAAAGAAGGGTGGGCGTCTACATTGCCACGTGGAACATGCAGGGAGAGAAG GAGCTTCCAGCCAACTTAGAAGATCTCCTCCTACCTACAGACTCTGAATTTACACAAGACTTCTATGTTATTGGGGTTCAGGAAGGCTGTCCTGACAG GAGGGAGTGGGAGATCCGGCTTCAGGAGACTCTGGGACCATACTATGTTATGCTGTATGCAGCATCACATGGTGTTTTGTATCTCTCTGTATTTGCCAGGAGAGACCTCATCTGGTTCTGTTCAG AGGTGGAGCACGCCACAGTCACGACCAGGATCATCTCTCAGATCAAGACTAAGGGAGCTGTGGGGATCACCTTCACCTTTTTTGGCACTTCTTTCCTTTTCATAACATCACATTTTACCT CTGGAGACTCCAAAGTTTACGAGCGAGTTCTCGACTACAACAAGATCGTGGAGGCTTTAGCCCTTCCAAAGGGGCTTCCAGACACAAACCCTTATCGCTCCACATCAT CTGATGTCACCACGAGGTTTGACCAAGTTTTCTGGTTTGGAGATTTTAACTTTCGACTGAGTAAAGACCGGGCTGAAGTGGAAAATGCCATGACCCGTACTGTGGGAAGAGATATGAGTCCTCTGGTGGAGCATGACCAGCTCTCCAAGGAAATGAAGGATG GTTCAATCTTTAAAGGCTTTCATGAGGCACCAATACACTTCTTCCCCACGTATAAATTTGATATCGGTTGCGATATCTATGACACTACTTCTAAACAGAGAACGCCTTCATACACA GACAGAATCCTGTTCAGAAGCAGACAGGCTGATGACATAAAAGCGATCATGTACACCAGCTGCTCCGGCATCAAGACGTCAGACCATCGGCCGGTTATTGGCGTCTTCCAGGTCAAACTTAGGCCGGGCAGAGACAA TATTCCTCTGGGTGCAGGACAGTTCGACCGAAGCCTGTACTTGGAAGGCATCAGGAGGAGGATCACCAGGGAGCTGAAAAGGAAGGAGGCCATGAAGAACCAAAGCAACAGCACCATCTGCTCCATCTCTTAG
- the inpp5e gene encoding phosphatidylinositol polyphosphate 5-phosphatase type IV isoform X2 → METACISPLRLPTKEIQSSMRADSLKEDQTLPGQGGRVLSSSTTLGNQGTNVRPQSAVAIGSPVFRDRGNSFSEDERRPHSQQSDPADHWQMSPKVQLSPVQPMGPLPALDRSFVSATLRSANRINKDCLDYGLPKRESLGKRLHRNLSDSRLLESMGSDSASVTSLRSNYSVLSPIRHQDVRNRSFLEGSLLGSGALLGADELDRYFPERRVGVYIATWNMQGEKELPANLEDLLLPTDSEFTQDFYVIGVQEGCPDRREWEIRLQETLGPYYVMLYAASHGVLYLSVFARRDLIWFCSEVEHATVTTRIISQIKTKGAVGITFTFFGTSFLFITSHFTSGDSKVYERVLDYNKIVEALALPKGLPDTNPYRSTSSDVTTRFDQVFWFGDFNFRLSKDRAEVENAMTRTVGRDMSPLVEHDQLSKEMKDGSIFKGFHEAPIHFFPTYKFDIGCDIYDTTSKQRTPSYTDRILFRSRQADDIKAIMYTSCSGIKTSDHRPVIGVFQVKLRPGRDNIPLGAGQFDRSLYLEGIRRRITRELKRKEAMKNQSNSTICSIS, encoded by the exons ATGGAGACAGCCTGCATCAGTCCCTTGAGGCTCCCGACAAAAGAGATTCAGTCATCAATGAGAGCAG ACTCACTTAAAGAGGACCAAACGCTTCCAGGTCAAGGTGGCCGTGttctcagcagctccaccacacTCGGGAACCAGGGCACCAATGTAAGACCCCAGTCTGCCGTTGCTATTGGATCCCCGGTGTTCCGAGACAGGGGGAACAGCTTTTCTGAGGATGAACGAAGACCCCACAGTCAGCAGAGTGACCCGGCAGACCACTGGCAGATGTCCCCAAAGGTGCAGCTGTCTCCTGTTCAACCCATGGGGCCTCTGCCCGCACTGGACAGGAGTTTTGTGTCAGCTACTTTGAGGTCAGCTAATAGGATTAACAAGGATTGTTTGGATTATGGTTTGCCGAAGAGAGAGAGTCTTGGAAAGAGACTCCACAGGAACCTGAGCGACAGCCGGCTTCTGGAAAGCATGGGGTCGGACAGTGCCTCTGTGACTTCCCTGAGGTCCAACTACAGCGTGCTTAGCCCCATCAGGCACCAGGATGTGAGGAACAG GAGCTTTCTAGAGGGCAGCTTGCTGGGAAGTGGTGCCCTGCTTGGGGCGGATGAGCTGGACCGTTACTTCCCTGAAAGAAGGGTGGGCGTCTACATTGCCACGTGGAACATGCAGGGAGAGAAG GAGCTTCCAGCCAACTTAGAAGATCTCCTCCTACCTACAGACTCTGAATTTACACAAGACTTCTATGTTATTGGGGTTCAGGAAGGCTGTCCTGACAG GAGGGAGTGGGAGATCCGGCTTCAGGAGACTCTGGGACCATACTATGTTATGCTGTATGCAGCATCACATGGTGTTTTGTATCTCTCTGTATTTGCCAGGAGAGACCTCATCTGGTTCTGTTCAG AGGTGGAGCACGCCACAGTCACGACCAGGATCATCTCTCAGATCAAGACTAAGGGAGCTGTGGGGATCACCTTCACCTTTTTTGGCACTTCTTTCCTTTTCATAACATCACATTTTACCT CTGGAGACTCCAAAGTTTACGAGCGAGTTCTCGACTACAACAAGATCGTGGAGGCTTTAGCCCTTCCAAAGGGGCTTCCAGACACAAACCCTTATCGCTCCACATCAT CTGATGTCACCACGAGGTTTGACCAAGTTTTCTGGTTTGGAGATTTTAACTTTCGACTGAGTAAAGACCGGGCTGAAGTGGAAAATGCCATGACCCGTACTGTGGGAAGAGATATGAGTCCTCTGGTGGAGCATGACCAGCTCTCCAAGGAAATGAAGGATG GTTCAATCTTTAAAGGCTTTCATGAGGCACCAATACACTTCTTCCCCACGTATAAATTTGATATCGGTTGCGATATCTATGACACTACTTCTAAACAGAGAACGCCTTCATACACA GACAGAATCCTGTTCAGAAGCAGACAGGCTGATGACATAAAAGCGATCATGTACACCAGCTGCTCCGGCATCAAGACGTCAGACCATCGGCCGGTTATTGGCGTCTTCCAGGTCAAACTTAGGCCGGGCAGAGACAA TATTCCTCTGGGTGCAGGACAGTTCGACCGAAGCCTGTACTTGGAAGGCATCAGGAGGAGGATCACCAGGGAGCTGAAAAGGAAGGAGGCCATGAAGAACCAAAGCAACAGCACCATCTGCTCCATCTCTTAG